In Xenopus tropicalis strain Nigerian chromosome 5, UCB_Xtro_10.0, whole genome shotgun sequence, one genomic interval encodes:
- the LOC116410987 gene encoding protein kinase C delta type-like, with translation MVLDQVIVGLIHFHSILLFFRILAAEIVCGLNFLHSRGIIHRDLKPENILIDSTGHIKIADFGLAVENVFGDETTTGWAGTYDYMAPEIIWMVYDSCVDYWSLGVILYEMLTGRIPTFSWFRKTLQCPENLNTEAKDILTNLLTYSPSKRRNFVGNIKQHPFFRPIDWQAVEAGRIKPPFIPPPADDLSGQFYEMLSPAEVEDVEPLNHLKGLLFVCKEWRNISPKQ, from the exons ATGGTGCTTGATCAAGTTATTGTGGGTCTAATTCATTTCCATTCCATTCTTCTTTTCTTTAGAATATTAGCTGCTGAGATAGTGTGCGGACTAAATTTCCTCCATTCCCGTGGCATTATTCATCG GGACCTGAAACCAGAAAATATTCTGATAGACAGTACCGGCCACATTAAGATTGCTGATTTTGGTCTGGCTGTAGAGAATGTGTTTGGGGACGAAACCACCACAGGCTGGGCCGGAACATATGATTACATGGCCCCGGAG ATAATTTGGATGGTATATGACTCCTGTGTAGACTACTGGTCACTTGGAGTGATATTGTATGAGATGCTCACTGGGAGAATACCCACCTTCTCCTGGTTCAGAAAGACCCTACAATGTCCAGAGAACCTAAACACAGAGGCAAAGGACATTCTTACGAAT CTGCTGACATACTCCCCATCTAAAAGGCGGAATTTTGTTGGCAACATCAAGCAGCACCCCTTCTTTAGGCCAATTGACTGGCAGGCCGTGGAAGCTGGGAGAATTAAGCCACCTTTTATACCA CCACCAGCAGATGACTTATCTGGGCAATTTTATGAGATGTTATCACCTGCTGAAGTAGAGGATGTGGaacctttaaatcatttaaaaggaCTCTTGTTTGTGTGCAAGGAGTGGAGGAACATCTCACCCAAACAATAG